The Petrotoga sibirica DSM 13575 DNA window AAGACAAATATGATTCTTATGACGGGGAATTAGATATAATGATGGATGGAATCAAAAAATCATCCTTTTGATAGTTTGTATTTTCAAAGAGATAATCATAAAGAAAAGTTCAAAAAATCGATTTATAAGGTATCTTGGCATGGATTTAGTTATAATCAAAATGGAAATATAAAAATGCCAGTTATAAATCTCAAAAACCAAAAAAATCAAAAAGATTTAGAAATAAGACATGAAGGTAAAATTAAAAACGATAAATTGTTTCCATTTCCAATTTGTAGCTTATATATTCCTAAAAATTTTTTTGATAATTCAATAAAATTTCAAAAAATTCAAGATGAAATACCCAAGGACAATATAATTAATGTAAAAAAAGATGTTTTTTCTAGAATTGATTTTTTTATTTTGCCAAAAAATTATAGTGCAAATGACTTTTTTTTGACATTAGCGAGTTTGTTATATTTAATTTCAGATAATACTTTATTTTCTTGAGAATATCATGGTGAAGTTAGAAAACTGAAAAAATATCATCCTTACAAATCTTTTAAAAATTATCGATCATGATATTCTTTATAGAATAATAGAAAATGAAGAAACATATTTACCTGAGTTGGATAATACGTATAGCCTATTTTTACATAATCCAAATAATTCTTTTGATGTGCTATATAATAGATTAACAAAGATAGGGGAAGATAGATATTCTCTAAGAGATGAACATGATAAAGAATTAGAAAAAATAAAAAATATAGATAATAGCGACGATTAAAAAATTAAAAAGCAGGCGATTTGAAAAAAGAATTTTACGATTTTTGTATTTTAACAAACACAAAATACCCTCTTCAGAAATAGATAGAAAGTACAACTAAAAAAAGGTAAAATAAGTAAAGGCAATAAGAAAAAGAGCTAAAATATTAGGAAATTATCCTAAGCGCTCTTTGAAAAACTTAAAAAAAGAAACCAAATCCTTGACCTTCTGAACAAAGATAGCTCTAAGCAAAGCCCGAAGGGAGTACCTGTTCTGCCCATCTTATTATTGAAATCTGGGACAACGGACCAATCGATCATATCGATTAAATCGAGGAGATATTTAAATTCAGAATGTTCTTTCATATAATCAGAGTAGACGAAATTGAAGTACAGTTGAGAAGAGTTACCGTATGATGACAATTGAATGACCTTCTTACGAGATAATAAAAATGTGGTATCAAATAAATTATACAGTGAGGAGGTAAAAGTATAATATTGAAGGCATTAAAAATTAGTTACAATGCATGTTTTAGAGTTTCTGAAGACAGTAAAAATAAATTATTAAGGAGGTAACAGTAATGAAAGCTGGAGACTTCAAAAAAACAGTTTTAGATAATTTACAATTGAACATCCAGAATGGCAGTCGGGCAAGCATGGCGGATTACAAAAAAGCTTTAGACAAAATTTTAGATATAGCAGATGAAGCGGAAATACCTATTGAAGAAATTGAAGACCAATTAAGATATGTACAAGCCGAACCGGAAGATTGTGCAGAAAGTTTGACTAATGTCTTTGCAAGAGGACTGTTAGAATGGTATTTAGAAGAACCTGGTAGAATCTATTTCTTGGAAGGCGCAGTAAAAGAACTAGGGGCGCAAGATGGCTTCAGTATTTTATCAAAAGGCCAGTACCTATATTGGGTAGAAGTTTTATTAGAAGTAACCGAGAAAGGTTTGGAAGAAATAGAGGAACCAGATCTTATAAATATGGATTTAACAGAAACAGATTCGGAATTAGTAGATTTGGAAGAAATAGCAGAAACAGATTGGGATGATACAGATTTGTTAGAAGCAGTTTTGGAAGATTTGAATTTGGAAGAAACACCAGAAATAGATACAGAAGATCAAAATAACAAAGAAATAAAAAACTAAGTTTTATACTGAATCCCGACCTTATTGATGGTGATCTTTTCAAAAAAACATTTTTAAAGTTGCTATATTCGATGGAGGATTCACAGAAATATCAAAAGGACAATAATAAAATCAGAATAATAGTCAAGGCATTTGCATTTAATAAACGAAAAGCATTCTGATTTTTTGATATTGAAACTGTAATTACATTCGGAGTTGATAAATAGTGAAGGTACTGTTCATAACAAATTTGTTGCCATTTTCTCATAATCCTGCACGTGGAATTTTCATAACAAATAGGCTTAAAGCTCTACAAAGTTTTGATATAAACTTCGATGTTTATGGTATTATTTCTAAAGATTCTTTTGGAATAAAACTTTTGAAAAAGATTCTTTCTATACCAAGCGTAAATTCTACTGATTCATTTTATGAAGTCGATGGTGTAAAATATAAATATGCGTCTTTTAGTAGAAGTTTAGGTGATGTCTTTAATTCGAGAGTATTGAAGAAAAATAATCAAATTAAAGATTCAAAAGAAGTTGCAGAGGATCTGTTTGATAAAATTAAGGATAATGAGTTTGATATAATCCACGCACATGGGATGTATGAACCACCTGCTGGATTAGTTGCAAAACTGTTATCGCAAAAGTTAAGTGTTCCGTATGTAGTTACATGCCATGGTAGCGATATAAACTTAGCGATGCCTAAGGCAAAAGAATTGTACGTTGATGTTTTAGAAAATGCTGCCAAAGTTATTTTCGTGAGTAATGCCTTATTGAATAAAGCTAAATCATTTGGATATGCTGGTGAGAATTCTGTTGTTATTCCCAACGGAATCGAACCAGATATCTTTAAACCTTTGGATAAAGAAAAAATAAAAGAAGAACTGGAGCTGTCTAAAAAGGTTGTTGGGTTTGTAGGTGGTTTAAAGGAAGTAAAAAGGGCAGATAAATTGCCCGATATTTTTTCTTATATAACTTCAATCTACGATGCTGAATTTTTAGTTGTTGGAGATGGTGAGTTGAGAGAAGATATTGAAAACGAATGTAAGAAAAGAAAGTTGAAGGTTAAATTTGTTGGAAGTGTTTCTCATGAAGAGGTACCTTATTATATGAATGCTATGGATGTGATGATACTTCCAAGTAGGAATGAGGGATTTGGAGCTGTTATTATAGAAGCACAGGGGTGTGGGGTGCCTGTTGTTGGTAGCAGTAACGGAGGTATACCTGAGGCAATTGGAGATGGAGGAATAGTCGTCGAGGAAGGGGAAAACTTTGAAAAAAGGTTTGCTGAATCGGTTGTAAAGTTGTTAGAAAATCCAATTGATGAAAGTTATTTAAGAAAAAGGGCTTTGAGCTTTTCGTGGGAGAGTATTGTAGAAAAGGAAATAGAGGTGTATAATGAAGTCTTAAATAGATTTGGAGGAAGTAATGCCTAAAGAGAGAGAATTTATTAAATCTTTTTTTCAGTTTTCAATAGGTCAATGGATAGCTGCTTTGATTTCTTTCATCACTACTCCTATTACCACTTGGCTTATAATCCCAGAAGAGTTTGGTAGGGCGTCGATGTTCACTTTGGCTTTCAATTTACTTCTCAATGTTGCACTTCTTGGGGCGGATCAGAGTTTTGTTCGGATGTTTTATGAAAGGTCTGAAGATAAGAGAAGGGATTTACTTTGGGATTCTTTGCTGCCTAGTTTGAGTATAGGCGTTGTGGTTTTTGTTGTAATTGGTATCTTTTGGAGAGAGCTTTCTTTTGTTCTTTTTGGGGATTATACTCATTTTCTTCCGATTTTTTTGTTGGGAGTTACCATATTAATTGGTATTTTAGAGAGATTTTCCACTCTTGCTGTTCGGATGAAAAAAAGAGGTATTGCTTTTTCTACGTTGAGGGTAGTAAACGGAGTAACAAATGCGGTTTTTACGATTTTATATGCATTATTCGTTTCAAGAAGCTTTTATGCTGTTATTGTTGGTTTGTTTTTTTCTCATATAGTTACCGCTTTATTAGCGATCTTTTTTGAAAGGGAATTGTGGTTTGGGAAGTTCAAGGTCAGTTTTAAATCGATAAAAGCAATTGTAAGATATGGGCTTCCTTTTGTTCCGACTTTTTTAATTACTTGGCTTTTTCAGTCGATAGATAGGTTGGCTTTAAGAAATTATTCTGATTTTACGGAGATAGGCTTGTATTCTGCTGCTTTCAAAGTGGTTGCGGTGATGAATTTAATTCAAGTGGGGTTTACTACTTTTTGGACTCCCGTTTCTTATGAGAGTTATGAAAAAGAGCCTGAGAGTAAGGGGATTTTTGAGAAGACTTCTGTGTTTATTGCTGCTGCAATGTTTGTATTTGGATTGCTGATTGTTGTGTTTAAAGACGTGATATTTTTGCTTTTAGAAAGTTCTTATAGGCAAGCTGCTGGGATTAGCTCTTTTTTGATTTTGATGCCTATTATGCAAACGGTGTCTGAAGTGACGGTTGTTGGTATCAATTTTATGAAAAAGACATATTGGCATATGTTGATAGCAAGTGTGGCAGCAGGGGTTAACGTGTTTGGGAATTTGATGCTTGTTCCTGTATATGGTGCAAAGGGTGCAGCATTTTCTACAGGGGTGTCATATATAGTTTTCTTTTGTATGAGGACGTTTATATCTATGAGTTTGTTCCCTGTGAATTACCATTTGGGTAAATTTTTTATTAGTACGTTTGTTTTTGTGATCGTTGCTTTTATAAACACTTTTGGTATTAATATGGTTTTTCAGGTTGTGTCTGCTGTTTTGGGTTTGATTGTTGTTATGTTTGTGTATAGA harbors:
- a CDS encoding lipopolysaccharide biosynthesis protein, with translation MPKEREFIKSFFQFSIGQWIAALISFITTPITTWLIIPEEFGRASMFTLAFNLLLNVALLGADQSFVRMFYERSEDKRRDLLWDSLLPSLSIGVVVFVVIGIFWRELSFVLFGDYTHFLPIFLLGVTILIGILERFSTLAVRMKKRGIAFSTLRVVNGVTNAVFTILYALFVSRSFYAVIVGLFFSHIVTALLAIFFERELWFGKFKVSFKSIKAIVRYGLPFVPTFLITWLFQSIDRLALRNYSDFTEIGLYSAAFKVVAVMNLIQVGFTTFWTPVSYESYEKEPESKGIFEKTSVFIAAAMFVFGLLIVVFKDVIFLLLESSYRQAAGISSFLILMPIMQTVSEVTVVGINFMKKTYWHMLIASVAAGVNVFGNLMLVPVYGAKGAAFSTGVSYIVFFCMRTFISMSLFPVNYHLGKFFISTFVFVIVAFINTFGINMVFQVVSAVLGLIVVMFVYRDQVKYVFGLGIDLLREVKERVASR
- a CDS encoding glycosyltransferase family 4 protein; this encodes MKVLFITNLLPFSHNPARGIFITNRLKALQSFDINFDVYGIISKDSFGIKLLKKILSIPSVNSTDSFYEVDGVKYKYASFSRSLGDVFNSRVLKKNNQIKDSKEVAEDLFDKIKDNEFDIIHAHGMYEPPAGLVAKLLSQKLSVPYVVTCHGSDINLAMPKAKELYVDVLENAAKVIFVSNALLNKAKSFGYAGENSVVIPNGIEPDIFKPLDKEKIKEELELSKKVVGFVGGLKEVKRADKLPDIFSYITSIYDAEFLVVGDGELREDIENECKKRKLKVKFVGSVSHEEVPYYMNAMDVMILPSRNEGFGAVIIEAQGCGVPVVGSSNGGIPEAIGDGGIVVEEGENFEKRFAESVVKLLENPIDESYLRKRALSFSWESIVEKEIEVYNEVLNRFGGSNA